GCACTTTCTATCTCTTCGTGGGTAGTAGGTGACCCATAACTAAAACGCAGTGTGTTACCAGGATTAGGAGTCGACAGATGTAGGGCCTGAATGACACGGGATGCCGATACAATGCGCGCTTTGCATGCCGAGCCTGAGGAGAACGAGATGGAAGGACTCAACTGCTGTTTGAATCCCTGTATGTCGATATTCGGAAACAGGATATTCGACACATAGGGAGAACGCTTCGCTCCTTCTGCAATCACCTCAATATCTGCAATCTCCGAGAGCCCCTGCTCCATCTGTTGCTGTAGGCGTGCCACCTCTTGATAATGCGTATCTATCTGATCTTGAACAAAAACTACCGCCGTTTCTAAGGCAACAATCAATGGAAAAGGAAGCGTTCCAGCACGCATCCCTCCCTGCTGTCCTCCACCATGTATCAAAGGGGCATAACGCAAGTTACGTCGTGTGATCAAAGCACCGATGCCTTTAGGTCCATAGATCTTATGTGCCGAGATGGTGAAAGCATCCAACTTCGTATAATCAATAGGAACTTTCCCTACAGTCTGTGTCGTATCACACAAAAAGAGTGTTCCCTTTTCATGCGCAATATCGGCAATCTGTTCTACCGGATGCACCAACCCCGTTTCGTTGTTCACTCCCATCAACACCACAGCCAAAGTCTGGTCGTCAATCAAAGAAGCA
The Prolixibacteraceae bacterium DNA segment above includes these coding regions:
- a CDS encoding cysteine desulfurase: MIYLDYAASTPLHPTVLERMQEAFSKQYANPSNGDSLLSHELLQQISDASENILQAFGLTDHQVLFTSGATESINTILKGLVNHPDNTKNKIITSCTEHSAVIEVCKELESYGVEVVFLGNNQNGEIDLYELASLIDDQTLAVVLMGVNNETGLVHPVEQIADIAHEKGTLFLCDTTQTVGKVPIDYTKLDAFTISAHKIYGPKGIGALITRRNLRYAPLIHGGGQQGGMRAGTLPFPLIVALETAVVFVQDQIDTHYQEVARLQQQMEQGLSEIADIEVIAEGAKRSPYVSNILFPNIDIQGFKQQLSPSISFSSGSACKARIVSASRVIQALHLSTPNPGNTLRFSYGSPTTHEEIESALEVIKEAFKKI